The proteins below come from a single Malus sylvestris chromosome 3, drMalSylv7.2, whole genome shotgun sequence genomic window:
- the LOC126616265 gene encoding uncharacterized protein LOC126616265 isoform X1 → MEKLLVKIFDRKKWIVNQAKQQTFLFEQHLASKCLIDGIAPPPWLCSSTEPSNVLNKQELNSGVPLPRALPVIPISSHCSVFDKPAPTTLTGELPNGLCTELHVLDKGFGAGDKGLVLPQCSVSNAGCVSNSVPQGEREEDPSVTSPRDVRDARIRDIYHDLALSPARGAEDGVLILPQSPVSNAGCSYNGVPQDQRKEDLGNTSPEDQRDTRTSDIYHDPALSLARVQRSKSRQKALEIRKSAKKSFSQDKNNGIGHASGTIGRAISSLRSDHVDELNLVKPPDTSDYACEVEEAKIREFQSKERGTTISSGRITRSRSSGHQESSLNVSGSVCIDRKLGGALADSRGISPQQSKNVNKPLELVNYSYITNDSGQENEAKVGEHFIMEKGRSEYSGRTTRSRSASQEPNCLDELSKLEQSSNSISEVGVRNSLLQPKHFDEMVEVVKSCDIVDGNCEAKTKVGESWSKVTSDYSGRITRSRSSSQNPNDVNNYPKVDTSCISVKGDGSTIHLSTGKSTQPPQPLSTGSQAVHITEKIAKDAITNISGQRINQSTSSSSNKSHNSQRTLISAGRSVPIQCDIDLCAENSTDSSDKENDADHYAGTKTSAETNCTTEGMSEPVNSQALVHRSTQSRFAASSTHLSEKMTHRGTQYKEVPCTQTCEFVKAVTGGETEIDPDVSVEGSGSKLDGTGVRVGVEVLASRQPADCNVFVNPKQLNFDDVEESCRNGSYTLAFKEGMQGRSPEKRYISLMDADDIQEEGMTVNYLENHNLSLPMNFLGDPEVSIKGKDLQSGLSESPVEEDRSFLNGNAVSSVMETSDVHNDAVANTLLESGNRDSRCGAMGSVEHSPKAILESQGLSLSRVDVAKSIVSRSPVEEMPQNEDCHMIESSESSPKAQIKEGEYSDELNVVKPTDTSPCEVEEGKIGEFQSKERSIALSSGRITKSRISDQQESSLNVSGSASNARRIGSVGISPRLSNPANQSLELVYSHITTDCFQKKEAKARVHFITEGSCPQHKRRKIEHKTVDDQSTSLGLRERGFYTVNRESMCGNLGSVEDSPKAVLESQGLSIPWEDVVKSIISRSSVEETHQNEDHHVIEWSESSPKAQMTEGRISLGCGDTSGNAPFIFTDREFEASILSLMKQTGMMEETGVAHPPSIIIDSGNQCMEETTVSLTSEDNLTTGNAEHLTCAGRAMQEMRFDLGGTSNFGSPHGQSLDLIDLDDRKPELEGFVMQTDDEPTSIAGKGISFDEWNLPSTTIEHASILEQLCQSACMQTPVACSSASNKLHKIPYLYQSVPTGLLEGVDMRTMNDAVKQLKDGHSYSSEEVGQAFYGRSYSDCLLNHGGQSGWDTKKPYLSPVGKLWDITGSRTSSSSKRGSLNLELPCISEENENAYEAADTFQDESVSNALNRSIQRVPLADITEIPNPPASVSKAEPYADRLSLDSVNTEFSLTGTHKSFKQRLGIQNRSKRRYNNKENLSMSQGTNDIKGTTRSLHKRFSKPKLSGKTSLRKGGSSLSEQEPKHNNIVSSMTSFIPLVQQKQAAAVVTGKRDVKVKALEAAEAAKRQAEKKENERKMKKEALKLERSRMEQENMKQLELQKKRKEEVRKKKEADMASKKRQREEEERKEKERKRMRIEARRNKREHEDKLPAEKDGRGPGGKESKDEMANKKMEEERGYDNNINISETKPSTSRISISNAGRESIVHEEFHEASSNYGYTAEVLSNSDRAMKNSVAITSQEQSYDISPYKESDDENDDDDSIIPNSKFIPSWSSKNCLAFAASSQNRADPETIFPPESFCCISEVLLPRKHQLNNSGMC, encoded by the exons ATGGAGAAGCTGTTGGTAAAGATCTTCGACAGGAAGAAATGGATCGTCAACCAAGCAAAGCAGCAGACCTTCCTCTTCGAGCAACACCTCGCCTCCAAATGCCTAATTGACGGGATTGCTCCTCCTCCCTGGCTTTGCTCCTCCACCGAACCCAGCAATG TGTTGAACAAACAAGAGTTGAATTCTGGAGTTCCACTCCCTCGAGCACTGCCTGTGATCCCTATTAGTAGCCATTGTTCTGTATTTGACAAGCCAGCTCCCACGACTCTCACTGGGGAGCTACCAAATGGTTTGTGCACTGAACTTCATGTTTTGGACAAAGGTTTTGGCGCTGGGGATAAGGGGTTGGTTTTGCCACAGTGTTCTGTAAGTAATGCTGGGTGTGTATCCAACAGCGTTCCTCAAGGGGAGAGAGAAGAGGATCCTAGTGTTACATCTCCAAGAGATGTGAGGGATGCAAGAATCAGAGACATTTACCATGATCTAGCTCTATCACCGGCTAGAGGTGCAGAAGATGGGGTATTAATTTTGCCACAGAGCCCAGTTAGTAATGCTGGATGTTCCTACAACGGTGTTCCTCAAGATCAGAGAAAAGAGGATCTGGGTAATACATCTCCTGAAGATCAAAGGGATACAAGAACCTCTGACATTTACCATGACCCAGCTCTATCACTGGCTAGAGTTCAGAGATCCAAATCCAGACAAAAAGCTCTGGAAATTCGCAAAAGTGCCAAAAAAAGCTTTTCACAAGATAAGAACAATGGTATCGGGCATGCTAGTGGAACAATTGGGCGTGCAATATCTTCCCTACGGTCTGACCATGTTGATGAACTGAACTTAGTCAAACCTCCTGATACAAGTGATTATGCTTGTGAAGTAGAAGAAGCAAAAATAAGGGAGTTTCAAAGCAAGGAAAGAGGTACTACCATCTCCTCTGGTAGAATTACAAGATCTAGAAGCTCTGGTCATCAGGAGAGCTCTTTGAATGTCAGTGGCTCGGTTTGTATTGACAGGAAACTTGGCGGTGCACTTGCAGATTCTAGAGGCATATCACCTCAGCAGTCCAAAAATGTAAATAAACCCTTGGAATTGGTTAATTACTCTTATATCACTAATGATAGTGGCCAAGAGAATGAAGCAAAAGTAGGTGAACATTTTATCATGGAAAAGGGACGCAGCGAATACTCTGGGAGAACAACAAGATCTAGAAGTGCTAGCCAAGAACCTAATTGTCTTGATGAATTGTCCAAGTTGGAGCAATCATCTAACAGCATAAGTGAAGTTGGTGTCAGAAATTCATTGCTACAACCGAAACATTTTGATGAAATGGTGGAAGTGGTGAAATCTTGTGATATTGTTGATGGAAATTGTGAAGCGAAAACAAAAGTAGGGGAGAGCTGGAGCAAGGTAACCAGTGATTACAGTGGCAGAATAACAAGATCCAGAAGTTCATCCCAGAACCCAAATGACGTTAACAATTATCCGAAGGTAGATACTTCCTGTATTTCTGTTAAGGGTGATGGCAGTACAATCCATCTTTCCACTGGTAAGTCAACACAACCACCTCAGCCTTTAAGTACTGGGTCACAAGCTGTGCATATTACTGAAAAAATAGCGAAAGACGCTATCACCAATATATCTGGTCAAAGAATTAATCAGTCAACATCGTCTTCATCTAATAAGTCTCACAATTCACAGAGAACTTTAATATCTGCTGGAAGGTCTGTTCCAATTCAATGTGATATAGACCTGTGTGCAGAGAATTCAACAGATTCTTCAGACAAGGAAAATGATGCAGATCACTATGCTGGTACAAAGACAAGTGCAGAAACTAATTGTACTACTGAAGGAATGTCAGAACCGGTCAATTCACAGGCTTTGGTTCACAGGAGTACACAGTCCAGATTCGCTGCTTCAAGCACGCATTTGTCAGAAAAAATGACTCACAGGGGTACACAGTACAAAGAGGTACCTTGTACTCAAACCTGTGAATTTGTTAAagctgtaactggtggagaaaCTGAAATTGATCCTGATGTATCTGTTGAAGGTTCTGGATCAAAATTGGATGGTACTGGGGTTAGAGTTGGAGTGGAAGTTTTAGCCTCAAGGCAGCCTGCTGATTGTAATGTGTTTGTGAATCCCAAGCAACTTAATTTTGATGATGTGGAAGAATCCTGTAGGAATGGAAgttatactcttgcttttaaagAGGGAATGCAGGGAAGATCACCAGAGAAAAGGTATATTTCCTTGATGGACGCTGATGATATACAGGAAGAAGGAATGACTGTCAATTATCTAGAAAATCATAACTTGTCCCTGCCAATGAATTTTCTTGGGGATCCGGAAGTTTCAATCAAAGGGAAGGACCTCCAGAGTGGTTTATCTGAATCTCCTGTAGAGGAGGATAGAAGTTTCTTGAATGGAAATGCTGTTTCATCAGTAATGGAGACATCTGATGTTCATAATGATGCAGTTGCTAATACGTTGCTAGAAAGTGGCAATAGAGACTCTCGGTGTGGAGCCATGGGAAGTGTAGAACATAGTCCAAAGGCCATACTAGAATCTCAAGGCCTTTCACTTTCTCGGGTGGATGTTGCAAAATCAATTGTCAGTAGAAGTCCTGTTGAAGAAATGCCTCAAAATGAGGACTGCCACATGATAGAGAGCTCTGAATCTTCACCTAAGGCACAGATTAAAGAG GGTGAATATAGTGATGAACTGAACGTAGTCAAACCTACTGATACAAGTCCTTGTGAAGTGGAAGAGGGAAAAATAGGCGAATTTCAAAGCAAGGAAAGAAGCATTGCTCTCTCCTCTGGTAGAATTACAAAATCTAGAATATCTGACCAACAGGAGAGCTCTTTGAATGTTAGTGGCTCAGCCAGTAATGCCAGAAGAATTGGTTCTGTTGGCATATCACCTCGGCTGTCTAACCCTGCAAATCAATCCTTGGAATTGGTTTACTCTCATATCACTACTGACTGTTTtcaaaagaaggaagcaaagGCAAGAGTTCACTTCATTACGGAGGGTTCATGCCCTCAGCATAAACGAAGAAAGATTGAGCATAAAACAGTTGATGACCAGTCTACTTCCTTGGGCTTGAGAGAACGGGGTTTTTACACTGTCAATAGAGAATCTATGTGTGGGAACTTGGGAAGCGTAGAAGATAGTCCAAAGGCTGTACTAGAATCTCAAGGGCTTTCAATTCCTTGGGAGGATGTTGTAAAATCAATCATCAGCAGAAGCTCAGTTGAAGAAACACATCAAAATGAGGATCACCACGTGATAGAGTGGTCTGAATCTTCACCTAAGGCACAGATGACAGAG GGTAGAATCAGCTTGGGATGCGGGGATACAAGTGGTAATGCACCTTTCATTTTCACGGATAgagaatttgaagcttcaatcCTAAGTTTGATGAAGCAAACTGGTATGATGGAGGAAACAGGAGTAGCACATCCGCCAAGCATTATTATTGACTCAGGAAATCAGTGCATGGAAGAGACTACTGTTTCACTAACTAGTGAGGATAATCTTACCACAGGAAATGCTGAACATTTGACTTGCGCTGGAAGAGCAATGCAGGAAATGAGATTTGATCTTGGAGGGACCAGCAATTTTGGATCTCCACATGGCCAATCCTTGGATTTGATTGATTTGGATGATAGAAAGCCTGAGCTTGAGGGGTTCGTTATGCAAACAGATGATGAACCAACAAGCATTGCTGGAAAGGGAATTAGCTTTGACGAGTGGAACCTTCCAAGCACTACAATTGAACATGCCAGCATTCTGGAGCAGCTGTGCCAATCTGCTTGCATGCAAACTCCAGTAGCGTGCTCTTCAGCTTCAAATAAGTTGCACAAAATTCCATATCTCTACCAATCCGTTCCAACTGGGCTTCTAGAGGGTGTGGATATGAGGACCATGAATGATGCTGTCAAACAATTAAAGGATGGTCATAGTTACTCGAGTGAGGAAGTTGGCCAGGCGTTTTATGGAAGGTCCTATTCTGATTGCCTCTTAAATCATGGTGGTCAATCTGGTTGGGATACTAAGAAACCTTATCTGTCTCCAGTTGGGAAACTCTGGGATATAACTGGTTCAAGGACTAGCAGTTCAAGTAAGCGAGGAAGCTTAAATCTGGAGCTTCCCTGCATtagtgaagaaaatgagaatgCATATGAGGCAGCTGATACTTTCCAAGATGAAAGTGTTTCAAATGCATTAAATAGGTCAATACAAAGAGTACCACTTGCTGACATTACTGAGATTCCAAACCCTCCAGCATCAGTTTCTAAAGCTGAACCATATGCAGATAGACTTAGTCTAGATTCCGTGAACACTGAATTCAGCTTAACAGGCACTCATAAGAGCTTCAAACAGAGGCTTGGAATCCAAAACAGAAGCAAGAGAAGATATAACAATAAGGAGAACCTGAGCATGTCACAaggaacaaacgatattaagGGGACCACTAGATCACTTCATAAAAGGTTCAGTAAACCAAAATTATCTGGGAAAACCAGTTTGAGAAAAGGTGGTTCAAGTTTATCAGAGCAGGAGCCGAAGCATAACAATATTGTGTCCAGCATGACTTCTTTCATTCCACTTGTTCAACAGAAACAAGCAGCTGCAGTTGTAACAG GGAAGAGGGACGTCAAAGTGAAGGCCCTGGAGGCAGCTGAAGCTGCAAAGCGTCAggcagaaaagaaagagaatgaacgcaagatgaagaaggaagcCTTGAAACTTGAGCGGTCAAGAATGGAGCAGGAGAATATGAAGCAGTTGGAGTTgcagaagaaaaggaaagaagaagTGAGGAAGAAAAAAGAGGCTGATATGGCATCAAAGAAGAGACAAAGGGAAGAGGaagaaaggaaggagaaggaaagaaaaagaatgcgTATTGAAGCACGTAGAAACAAGAGAGAACATGAAGACAAGTTACCTGCAGAAAAG GATGGAAGAGGCCCTGGGGGTAAGGAatctaaggatgaaatggcaaATAAGAAAATGGAGGAAGAAAGGGGATATGACAATAACATAAATATTTCGGAGACTAAGCCTAGTACTTCCAGGATTTCAATAAGCAATGCCGGAAGAGAAAGTATTGTCCACGAAGAGTTCCACGAGGCCTCGAGTAATTATGGATATACAGCAGAG GTACTGAGCAATTCAGACAGAGCAATGAAGAATTCAGTTGCCATTACAAGTCAAGAACAGTCTTATGACATCTCTCCATACAAAGAATCAGATGATGAGAATGACGATGACGACAGTATCATACCAAATAGTAAATTTATTCCTTCGTGGTcaag TAAAAACTGCCTGGCTTTCGCTGCTTCTTCCCAGAATAGAGCAGACCCAGAGACAATCTTCCCCCCGGAAAGCTTTTGCTGCATATCTGAAG TCCTCTTGCCCCGAAAGCATCAATTGAACAACAGCGGAATGTGCTAA
- the LOC126616265 gene encoding uncharacterized protein LOC126616265 isoform X2, with translation MEKLLVKIFDRKKWIVNQAKQQTFLFEQHLASKCLIDGIAPPPWLCSSTEPSNVLNKQELNSGVPLPRALPVIPISSHCSVFDKPAPTTLTGELPNGLCTELHVLDKGFGAGDKGLVLPQCSVSNAGCVSNSVPQGEREEDPSVTSPRDVRDARIRDIYHDLALSPARGAEDGVLILPQSPVSNAGCSYNGVPQDQRKEDLGNTSPEDQRDTRTSDIYHDPALSLARVQRSKSRQKALEIRKSAKKSFSQDKNNGIGHASGTIGRAISSLRSDHVDELNLVKPPDTSDYACEVEEAKIREFQSKERGTTISSGRITRSRSSGHQESSLNVSGSVCIDRKLGGALADSRGISPQQSKNVNKPLELVNYSYITNDSGQENEAKVGEHFIMEKGRSEYSGRTTRSRSASQEPNCLDELSKLEQSSNSISEVGVRNSLLQPKHFDEMVEVVKSCDIVDGNCEAKTKVGESWSKVTSDYSGRITRSRSSSQNPNDVNNYPKVDTSCISVKGDGSTIHLSTGKSTQPPQPLSTGSQAVHITEKIAKDAITNISGQRINQSTSSSSNKSHNSQRTLISAGRSVPIQCDIDLCAENSTDSSDKENDADHNCTTEGMSEPVNSQALVHRSTQSRFAASSTHLSEKMTHRGTQYKEVPCTQTCEFVKAVTGGETEIDPDVSVEGSGSKLDGTGVRVGVEVLASRQPADCNVFVNPKQLNFDDVEESCRNGSYTLAFKEGMQGRSPEKRYISLMDADDIQEEGMTVNYLENHNLSLPMNFLGDPEVSIKGKDLQSGLSESPVEEDRSFLNGNAVSSVMETSDVHNDAVANTLLESGNRDSRCGAMGSVEHSPKAILESQGLSLSRVDVAKSIVSRSPVEEMPQNEDCHMIESSESSPKAQIKEGEYSDELNVVKPTDTSPCEVEEGKIGEFQSKERSIALSSGRITKSRISDQQESSLNVSGSASNARRIGSVGISPRLSNPANQSLELVYSHITTDCFQKKEAKARVHFITEGSCPQHKRRKIEHKTVDDQSTSLGLRERGFYTVNRESMCGNLGSVEDSPKAVLESQGLSIPWEDVVKSIISRSSVEETHQNEDHHVIEWSESSPKAQMTEGRISLGCGDTSGNAPFIFTDREFEASILSLMKQTGMMEETGVAHPPSIIIDSGNQCMEETTVSLTSEDNLTTGNAEHLTCAGRAMQEMRFDLGGTSNFGSPHGQSLDLIDLDDRKPELEGFVMQTDDEPTSIAGKGISFDEWNLPSTTIEHASILEQLCQSACMQTPVACSSASNKLHKIPYLYQSVPTGLLEGVDMRTMNDAVKQLKDGHSYSSEEVGQAFYGRSYSDCLLNHGGQSGWDTKKPYLSPVGKLWDITGSRTSSSSKRGSLNLELPCISEENENAYEAADTFQDESVSNALNRSIQRVPLADITEIPNPPASVSKAEPYADRLSLDSVNTEFSLTGTHKSFKQRLGIQNRSKRRYNNKENLSMSQGTNDIKGTTRSLHKRFSKPKLSGKTSLRKGGSSLSEQEPKHNNIVSSMTSFIPLVQQKQAAAVVTGKRDVKVKALEAAEAAKRQAEKKENERKMKKEALKLERSRMEQENMKQLELQKKRKEEVRKKKEADMASKKRQREEEERKEKERKRMRIEARRNKREHEDKLPAEKDGRGPGGKESKDEMANKKMEEERGYDNNINISETKPSTSRISISNAGRESIVHEEFHEASSNYGYTAEVLSNSDRAMKNSVAITSQEQSYDISPYKESDDENDDDDSIIPNSKFIPSWSSKNCLAFAASSQNRADPETIFPPESFCCISEVLLPRKHQLNNSGMC, from the exons ATGGAGAAGCTGTTGGTAAAGATCTTCGACAGGAAGAAATGGATCGTCAACCAAGCAAAGCAGCAGACCTTCCTCTTCGAGCAACACCTCGCCTCCAAATGCCTAATTGACGGGATTGCTCCTCCTCCCTGGCTTTGCTCCTCCACCGAACCCAGCAATG TGTTGAACAAACAAGAGTTGAATTCTGGAGTTCCACTCCCTCGAGCACTGCCTGTGATCCCTATTAGTAGCCATTGTTCTGTATTTGACAAGCCAGCTCCCACGACTCTCACTGGGGAGCTACCAAATGGTTTGTGCACTGAACTTCATGTTTTGGACAAAGGTTTTGGCGCTGGGGATAAGGGGTTGGTTTTGCCACAGTGTTCTGTAAGTAATGCTGGGTGTGTATCCAACAGCGTTCCTCAAGGGGAGAGAGAAGAGGATCCTAGTGTTACATCTCCAAGAGATGTGAGGGATGCAAGAATCAGAGACATTTACCATGATCTAGCTCTATCACCGGCTAGAGGTGCAGAAGATGGGGTATTAATTTTGCCACAGAGCCCAGTTAGTAATGCTGGATGTTCCTACAACGGTGTTCCTCAAGATCAGAGAAAAGAGGATCTGGGTAATACATCTCCTGAAGATCAAAGGGATACAAGAACCTCTGACATTTACCATGACCCAGCTCTATCACTGGCTAGAGTTCAGAGATCCAAATCCAGACAAAAAGCTCTGGAAATTCGCAAAAGTGCCAAAAAAAGCTTTTCACAAGATAAGAACAATGGTATCGGGCATGCTAGTGGAACAATTGGGCGTGCAATATCTTCCCTACGGTCTGACCATGTTGATGAACTGAACTTAGTCAAACCTCCTGATACAAGTGATTATGCTTGTGAAGTAGAAGAAGCAAAAATAAGGGAGTTTCAAAGCAAGGAAAGAGGTACTACCATCTCCTCTGGTAGAATTACAAGATCTAGAAGCTCTGGTCATCAGGAGAGCTCTTTGAATGTCAGTGGCTCGGTTTGTATTGACAGGAAACTTGGCGGTGCACTTGCAGATTCTAGAGGCATATCACCTCAGCAGTCCAAAAATGTAAATAAACCCTTGGAATTGGTTAATTACTCTTATATCACTAATGATAGTGGCCAAGAGAATGAAGCAAAAGTAGGTGAACATTTTATCATGGAAAAGGGACGCAGCGAATACTCTGGGAGAACAACAAGATCTAGAAGTGCTAGCCAAGAACCTAATTGTCTTGATGAATTGTCCAAGTTGGAGCAATCATCTAACAGCATAAGTGAAGTTGGTGTCAGAAATTCATTGCTACAACCGAAACATTTTGATGAAATGGTGGAAGTGGTGAAATCTTGTGATATTGTTGATGGAAATTGTGAAGCGAAAACAAAAGTAGGGGAGAGCTGGAGCAAGGTAACCAGTGATTACAGTGGCAGAATAACAAGATCCAGAAGTTCATCCCAGAACCCAAATGACGTTAACAATTATCCGAAGGTAGATACTTCCTGTATTTCTGTTAAGGGTGATGGCAGTACAATCCATCTTTCCACTGGTAAGTCAACACAACCACCTCAGCCTTTAAGTACTGGGTCACAAGCTGTGCATATTACTGAAAAAATAGCGAAAGACGCTATCACCAATATATCTGGTCAAAGAATTAATCAGTCAACATCGTCTTCATCTAATAAGTCTCACAATTCACAGAGAACTTTAATATCTGCTGGAAGGTCTGTTCCAATTCAATGTGATATAGACCTGTGTGCAGAGAATTCAACAGATTCTTCAGACAAGGAAAATGATGCAGATCA TAATTGTACTACTGAAGGAATGTCAGAACCGGTCAATTCACAGGCTTTGGTTCACAGGAGTACACAGTCCAGATTCGCTGCTTCAAGCACGCATTTGTCAGAAAAAATGACTCACAGGGGTACACAGTACAAAGAGGTACCTTGTACTCAAACCTGTGAATTTGTTAAagctgtaactggtggagaaaCTGAAATTGATCCTGATGTATCTGTTGAAGGTTCTGGATCAAAATTGGATGGTACTGGGGTTAGAGTTGGAGTGGAAGTTTTAGCCTCAAGGCAGCCTGCTGATTGTAATGTGTTTGTGAATCCCAAGCAACTTAATTTTGATGATGTGGAAGAATCCTGTAGGAATGGAAgttatactcttgcttttaaagAGGGAATGCAGGGAAGATCACCAGAGAAAAGGTATATTTCCTTGATGGACGCTGATGATATACAGGAAGAAGGAATGACTGTCAATTATCTAGAAAATCATAACTTGTCCCTGCCAATGAATTTTCTTGGGGATCCGGAAGTTTCAATCAAAGGGAAGGACCTCCAGAGTGGTTTATCTGAATCTCCTGTAGAGGAGGATAGAAGTTTCTTGAATGGAAATGCTGTTTCATCAGTAATGGAGACATCTGATGTTCATAATGATGCAGTTGCTAATACGTTGCTAGAAAGTGGCAATAGAGACTCTCGGTGTGGAGCCATGGGAAGTGTAGAACATAGTCCAAAGGCCATACTAGAATCTCAAGGCCTTTCACTTTCTCGGGTGGATGTTGCAAAATCAATTGTCAGTAGAAGTCCTGTTGAAGAAATGCCTCAAAATGAGGACTGCCACATGATAGAGAGCTCTGAATCTTCACCTAAGGCACAGATTAAAGAG GGTGAATATAGTGATGAACTGAACGTAGTCAAACCTACTGATACAAGTCCTTGTGAAGTGGAAGAGGGAAAAATAGGCGAATTTCAAAGCAAGGAAAGAAGCATTGCTCTCTCCTCTGGTAGAATTACAAAATCTAGAATATCTGACCAACAGGAGAGCTCTTTGAATGTTAGTGGCTCAGCCAGTAATGCCAGAAGAATTGGTTCTGTTGGCATATCACCTCGGCTGTCTAACCCTGCAAATCAATCCTTGGAATTGGTTTACTCTCATATCACTACTGACTGTTTtcaaaagaaggaagcaaagGCAAGAGTTCACTTCATTACGGAGGGTTCATGCCCTCAGCATAAACGAAGAAAGATTGAGCATAAAACAGTTGATGACCAGTCTACTTCCTTGGGCTTGAGAGAACGGGGTTTTTACACTGTCAATAGAGAATCTATGTGTGGGAACTTGGGAAGCGTAGAAGATAGTCCAAAGGCTGTACTAGAATCTCAAGGGCTTTCAATTCCTTGGGAGGATGTTGTAAAATCAATCATCAGCAGAAGCTCAGTTGAAGAAACACATCAAAATGAGGATCACCACGTGATAGAGTGGTCTGAATCTTCACCTAAGGCACAGATGACAGAG GGTAGAATCAGCTTGGGATGCGGGGATACAAGTGGTAATGCACCTTTCATTTTCACGGATAgagaatttgaagcttcaatcCTAAGTTTGATGAAGCAAACTGGTATGATGGAGGAAACAGGAGTAGCACATCCGCCAAGCATTATTATTGACTCAGGAAATCAGTGCATGGAAGAGACTACTGTTTCACTAACTAGTGAGGATAATCTTACCACAGGAAATGCTGAACATTTGACTTGCGCTGGAAGAGCAATGCAGGAAATGAGATTTGATCTTGGAGGGACCAGCAATTTTGGATCTCCACATGGCCAATCCTTGGATTTGATTGATTTGGATGATAGAAAGCCTGAGCTTGAGGGGTTCGTTATGCAAACAGATGATGAACCAACAAGCATTGCTGGAAAGGGAATTAGCTTTGACGAGTGGAACCTTCCAAGCACTACAATTGAACATGCCAGCATTCTGGAGCAGCTGTGCCAATCTGCTTGCATGCAAACTCCAGTAGCGTGCTCTTCAGCTTCAAATAAGTTGCACAAAATTCCATATCTCTACCAATCCGTTCCAACTGGGCTTCTAGAGGGTGTGGATATGAGGACCATGAATGATGCTGTCAAACAATTAAAGGATGGTCATAGTTACTCGAGTGAGGAAGTTGGCCAGGCGTTTTATGGAAGGTCCTATTCTGATTGCCTCTTAAATCATGGTGGTCAATCTGGTTGGGATACTAAGAAACCTTATCTGTCTCCAGTTGGGAAACTCTGGGATATAACTGGTTCAAGGACTAGCAGTTCAAGTAAGCGAGGAAGCTTAAATCTGGAGCTTCCCTGCATtagtgaagaaaatgagaatgCATATGAGGCAGCTGATACTTTCCAAGATGAAAGTGTTTCAAATGCATTAAATAGGTCAATACAAAGAGTACCACTTGCTGACATTACTGAGATTCCAAACCCTCCAGCATCAGTTTCTAAAGCTGAACCATATGCAGATAGACTTAGTCTAGATTCCGTGAACACTGAATTCAGCTTAACAGGCACTCATAAGAGCTTCAAACAGAGGCTTGGAATCCAAAACAGAAGCAAGAGAAGATATAACAATAAGGAGAACCTGAGCATGTCACAaggaacaaacgatattaagGGGACCACTAGATCACTTCATAAAAGGTTCAGTAAACCAAAATTATCTGGGAAAACCAGTTTGAGAAAAGGTGGTTCAAGTTTATCAGAGCAGGAGCCGAAGCATAACAATATTGTGTCCAGCATGACTTCTTTCATTCCACTTGTTCAACAGAAACAAGCAGCTGCAGTTGTAACAG GGAAGAGGGACGTCAAAGTGAAGGCCCTGGAGGCAGCTGAAGCTGCAAAGCGTCAggcagaaaagaaagagaatgaacgcaagatgaagaaggaagcCTTGAAACTTGAGCGGTCAAGAATGGAGCAGGAGAATATGAAGCAGTTGGAGTTgcagaagaaaaggaaagaagaagTGAGGAAGAAAAAAGAGGCTGATATGGCATCAAAGAAGAGACAAAGGGAAGAGGaagaaaggaaggagaaggaaagaaaaagaatgcgTATTGAAGCACGTAGAAACAAGAGAGAACATGAAGACAAGTTACCTGCAGAAAAG GATGGAAGAGGCCCTGGGGGTAAGGAatctaaggatgaaatggcaaATAAGAAAATGGAGGAAGAAAGGGGATATGACAATAACATAAATATTTCGGAGACTAAGCCTAGTACTTCCAGGATTTCAATAAGCAATGCCGGAAGAGAAAGTATTGTCCACGAAGAGTTCCACGAGGCCTCGAGTAATTATGGATATACAGCAGAG GTACTGAGCAATTCAGACAGAGCAATGAAGAATTCAGTTGCCATTACAAGTCAAGAACAGTCTTATGACATCTCTCCATACAAAGAATCAGATGATGAGAATGACGATGACGACAGTATCATACCAAATAGTAAATTTATTCCTTCGTGGTcaag TAAAAACTGCCTGGCTTTCGCTGCTTCTTCCCAGAATAGAGCAGACCCAGAGACAATCTTCCCCCCGGAAAGCTTTTGCTGCATATCTGAAG TCCTCTTGCCCCGAAAGCATCAATTGAACAACAGCGGAATGTGCTAA